The Pseudomonas cucumis sequence TAGGCTTGACGTAGTATCCCATCGGCACCGTAGTCGTGGGCACCATGTCACCGTCTTCCTTTCCCCCAAACGTACTGCGAGTCTGGCTGATGTCGGACTTCGCGAACAGCGTCGCCGCCCCCACGCTGACCTGCTCTCTTTTAAGTCGCGCCATGCCAGCCGGATTGCCGAAAACTGTGCTGGCATCTTCCGCAGAGGAGGAGCGACCAGCAAAGCCGGCCCCCATCCCGCTGATGCTTTGTTCGTTGAGTGCGAAACCACCGGCAAATACATTGGAGGACGCAAGAACGACAGCCAGGCCAACGGGGCCCTTGAGCATTATTTTCTTCATTGTTTGGACTCTATGGGCGTCACTGAAAATAGAACATCGAGAACTGCAGGGGCCCATACTATCCATGTGACCATATCAGTCAATGGTCACATTCAGCAAAAATTGAATGCCCTCCCCGGCGCTCGTTTACCGGAAACAGGAAACTGATGAGGGGGATGTCGCCTTGACTCAAATGACCTGAATATTTTGATCAGCGAAGAGTCAAGGCATGAGGCTACGCAAGATGAGGTTGGTGGTAAGCGTGGGCGCCTCCTCAATAAAATCCAGATTGTGTTGCAGCAGCAATGGGTTGACGAAAGGTCGCAGCGCCAGATGGATCGCTTCGACGGTCTCGTCCAGCGGGGTCTTGCGCTCGAACTCTCCGACCTCTCGCCCTTCACGCACGATGTCAAAGATAAAGCGCTTGATCTGTGCTTCATAAACCTGGGCACTGGGCCAGCGCTCCGAAGCGGAAAATGCTGCGATGTCGTAGAGCTTGCGATCATTGAAGAACAGGTCCACACCCGTAGCAATCACGGTTTTTACCAGTCGACGGAAACGCTCGGTCGGTGAAACAGCTTCTGCGTGAACAGCCTGTTCGACTGCTGCAACGATTTGCCCCAAACAGTTTGAGCAAATGGCTTCGCCGATCGCCTGCTTGGAATCAAAAAATTTATAGATGTACGCTTTGGAAAAACCGATGGCCTTGGCCAGGTCGGAAACCGTGGTTTTACCGTAGCCATACTGACTGAAGTGCTCGTTGGCAGCGGCGACAATCTGGTCTCGAATGTCGTGCTCGGCTGGGCCACGAGTGCTCGGCGAGGATGAAGATATTGATGGCTGATTCATGAGAGCAGCTTACTCACCCTATCGCAGGCTGACAACTTGTGACTCTATATGAATATTGTCACACGTCAGCCGCATTACGTTTTTCAGTCCCACTCAGACCACTCGGGTAAAGCCACTGCAAGACAATGCCGGGCGATCAACAAATAGCCCACGAACACATCTCACAGGCGCCGAAGAGTGGCTCCCGATCAACAAGTCCAACCAGGTGAGCTGAACGGCAACAGCGTCTGCCCCGATGAGGCGGAAACCCTGGTCGCGGCCAACGCCGCCGACATCACAGGGCTATACCCGCGCCTCGCTGCCTGACCCACCCTCACTTTTTTCGCGAACTCTCCACGATCAGTTGATGCTTCGTGGTCTCGATACGTGTAATCGCAGGCACCTGGCCCGACCGAGAGTGGATCATCAAGTATTGCTGGGTGCGCTCGGTATCAAAGACCTGATTGGCTGCCTCCATCTCCTCAATCAACTGCCGATTGACTGAATAGTAGCCACAGGTCGCACATTTAAACTCATCAAAACTGCCTACTGGATACGCTTTCTCGGCGCTATCACCACATACGACGCAGACAGTGATGCTCATATACACCTCCTTTTTGAATCATCTATCAACTGTAGCTGATCCCGCCTCTATCAACCCTTCCGTCCGGGCATGGCCCGGCCTGGGACGCCCCATGCCCACAGAAAACAAACCGGCCGAGCCCTGCCATGGAGGAGAATCTTGCCAATGAGGATCACGCTCCGGGGGAAGCGCTGGTTAAGCTCTATTGGCGTTGGGCGGAAGGGTGATGCCGGCCTGATCATCACTGGCAACGTCATGGTTGATCGCCATGCCTTGACCGGACCCGCTGGCGTAGTGCTTGAGGACGATCGGAACCTGGGCAAATTCAGGCTATGGGCCGACGCTTGTCGCAGTCACGGAGCCCAGGCCTGGATGCAAATCAATCATCCCGGACGGCAGCTGTTGGCTTCAATGGGGCAATCGGCACGGGGGCCCTGCCACGCATCGCAGCAGAGCTGCGTTTGGGAGCTGGAAACTACTAGCAGCACTACTTGCTGAAATATCAGTTCTGCGAATACTCTTGTCGCCATGAAAACACGACGCCCCCTTACCCCTGAAGAAGTCGCTGAGAGCACCAGGCTCAAGGCTATTTACGACCAACGAAAGTCTGCTGCCAAAGCAGCTGGATCAAATCTCACTCAAGCGAATGTGGCTGAGGCTTGCGGATGGTCTGGCCAAAGCGCCTTCAGTCAGTACGCCACCGGCAAGGTTCCACTGAACGTCGAGGCACTTCTGAAACTGGCAAAAGCCTTGAGTTTCAATGCCAGTGAAGTGAGCCCGCGCCTGATGTCGACCGTTGCAAGCGTTCAGCCGTTCGAGCGCATTCAGCCAAGCGTATTGATGTCGGACATCCAGCCCTGGGATGACGACACTCCCCTGGATGACGATGAGGTCTACGTACCCTTCCTGCGTGAAGTGGAGCTGGCGGCTGGATCAGGCCGTTTCGTGATTGAGGAGAGTGACAGCGCCCGGCTGCGCTTTTTCAAGAAAGACCTTCGCCATAACGGCGTTCAGTTCAGCAACGCCAAGTGCGTGGTTGTCAGCGGCAACAGCATGCTGCCAGTGCTGCGTGACGGCGCGACCGTAGGCATCAACGTCGGCAAGAGCTCACTGGGCGATATCGTTGACGGCGACATGTACGCCATCAATCATAGCGGTCAGCTACGCGTGAAACAGGTTTACCGCCTGCCGACGGGCATCCGCCTTCGCAGCTTCAATCGCGACGAGCATCCGGATGAGGACTACACCTTCGCAGAAATCCAGGAGCAGCAGATCGTGATCCTCGGCCACGTATTCTGGTGGGGGATGTTCGCCCGCTGATTGAGTCAAACCGTAGACCCTTTTTTTACCGATGAAGCCCGCCTAGCGCGGGCTTTCTTATGTCTGCCGAAAATATTATTAGCAGCGCTATTTACTTATAATATAAGCACTGCTACTTTTACTTCAAGCCAAGACAACACTACCCAGCATCGAAAGTCGCGGCACGAGCAACAACGAAAGCATCACTTCTGCCCATTCATCGAGTGGGCAGTGGGA is a genomic window containing:
- a CDS encoding TetR/AcrR family transcriptional regulator; this translates as MNQPSISSSSPSTRGPAEHDIRDQIVAAANEHFSQYGYGKTTVSDLAKAIGFSKAYIYKFFDSKQAIGEAICSNCLGQIVAAVEQAVHAEAVSPTERFRRLVKTVIATGVDLFFNDRKLYDIAAFSASERWPSAQVYEAQIKRFIFDIVREGREVGEFERKTPLDETVEAIHLALRPFVNPLLLQHNLDFIEEAPTLTTNLILRSLMP
- a CDS encoding XRE family transcriptional regulator; the protein is MKTRRPLTPEEVAESTRLKAIYDQRKSAAKAAGSNLTQANVAEACGWSGQSAFSQYATGKVPLNVEALLKLAKALSFNASEVSPRLMSTVASVQPFERIQPSVLMSDIQPWDDDTPLDDDEVYVPFLREVELAAGSGRFVIEESDSARLRFFKKDLRHNGVQFSNAKCVVVSGNSMLPVLRDGATVGINVGKSSLGDIVDGDMYAINHSGQLRVKQVYRLPTGIRLRSFNRDEHPDEDYTFAEIQEQQIVILGHVFWWGMFAR